The Saliniradius amylolyticus DNA segment GAAACCCGTAAGATCCTTAAAAAAGGCGGCCCCTGCGGGCGACGGCTGGACTTTATGATGCAGGAGTTTAACCGGGAGTCGAACACATTGGGCTCCAAATCCATCAACGCCGATATCACTCAATCGGCGGTGGAGCTTAAAGTGCTAATCGAGCAGATGCGCGAGCAGATCCAGAATATTGAGTAACAACCAGGGGCAACGAGCCGCTTATCTCATAGAAGACTCGTTGCTCTCTCAATCAGTTTTTGCAGACTCTCTTGGCCGATTCTACCAGGCTGGAAACTCAATATAGACACACCGATACCGGCATAACCGTTGTGTCCTAGCAAATCCCCAGTTCAATTAAACTCAGCGAATTTCCTGCAATACTTCCCCACAGATTGCTGCTGTTCGCAGCTCAGCGGCTCACAATTTTTTTTCCTGGCACGTTAACAGCGCTCGTCTTCACGCGTGCAGAAGTGCACGAAAATGATCTTTTGAAAACCCGCTTGATAACAATGATGACGGTAGAAGGGCTAGAGCTTTGTGATTTTGTGTGTAAAAAAATACACTATGATATAAATATCTTTATAATCAACGGAGTATTAAACAATTCTGAGTTTACTTTTTATCTGAGGTTGAAAAGAAAATTAAATAGTATCCGTCACTTTACTGCTTTGGAGTGCAATTACCAATGACCAAGCTTAATCATAATGAGCAAAATAATACACTTATTTTGGAACTACTCAGTTTACTTTATTCTGGGGACCTAACATCCGGTGAACTGCTTAAGACCCTCAGGAAAGAGCTAATGGGTCTGTCGCAATTGGCTTTTGCCGAACAAGTGGGTATCAGTCGTCGAACACTCATCGCACTGGAGCAGGATAAAGCCAGTCCCACCTTACAGATCCTCAATGCCGCCTTTAAACCTTTTGGCCTGAAATACAACCTGGTTGCCAAAGACGACGATCTCATGCATCAGCTGATTCAACACCAACATACGCAAGATTAGTTCATAAAGATTAAAAAGTAAACACCTACAAACTTTAATGTGTGTACTTACTAACGTTGTTGTTTTTGGTTAATGCTTCATTCATCTCGCTAGGCCATGCTGATATCAACCCCCCTCTGGAGATATTGAGCATGAACACAATCACTTCACTTTTTATATTGAGCAGTCTGGTCACGGCGACAGTGGCCTACGCCGAATCAAAGATCATCAACACGGAAATCACCCAGGCTGAAACCAGGACTAAGAATAAGACGCCCGATGAAGAAACTGAGGCCGGGCAAGAGAGCAACACACAGCACCATTACGGTGAGCACAGCTATATTTATGATGCCTGGGTCAGCATTGAGCGCGACCAGGATTATGACGGCTATGCCTCCAGCTTTACCTTATCCATGGATATCGATAGCTATTATTCTTCTCGTTGGGTCTATGTGAAGCTGAGTATTAGTGACGACCTGTACCATTACCAAACCTATCATGTCAGCTCGGATATAAGAGTCGAGGGAGACTCTACTTCAGACGTGTTCAGTGTGGAAACTGAGCTTGCTGCCGATTTTCCACCATCGGATTATTCGTTTGCAATAGAGCTTTATGACGCCAACACTCATCGCCTGTTAGAGGTATATGACAGCGATGACGACAGCGACCTTCTCTATGTTCCACTTGAGAGCAGGGAGTATGACAAAGGCCAAAGTACTGTCAGTATCGAGGCCCATGGTGGCAGTATGGGCCTCGCCTTTATCGCTGTTGTGGCTGGGGTCCGTCTATTTAGGCGATACCATAAAAAACACTAAGGAATCTTAGTAGCCTGCCAGTTAATGGCTTGCCATTGACTGCCTTCTTTAACAAACACACCGCTATTGTAGTAGTAACTCTTGCCTTTTTTGTCTGTGGATACCAGCTTAAAGGTCAGTACGGCGACAGATTCAGATAGAGGCTTAACCTGAATATCCTGAGCTGAATACTGAGGCAAATCGTCCGGGTTGATATCGTCGGTATCCGGGTCTTGTAGTGCGTTAATGATGCTGGACTTGCCGAAGCGCTCACCACCAGAGCTTGTGTAGATCAAGTCGGGATGCCAGAATTTGTTATGCGCCTTTGCGGAATGGATAGAAGCCCCTGTCAAAAAATCTTCCAACTGTCTTTGTATCTCAGTTTCAGTTTTTTCTCCTGCTATTAAAAGAGGACTAAAAACTAGTATAAAAACAAGAGCTAGCAGTCGCATAATCAAAACTCCCTATTTATTGGCATGGTTTAAGCAGATTAATAATAAGCATTGCCGTTCAGCCTAACATAAGTTTGGGAAACACAATGCCCGCTGAATAGCTTGTAATACTGTTATTCACATTAACGCTATAGGTAACACATAAATTTCTGTAAATGGCCAAGACCGCGCCGATACAGAAGATGAGAAGTCAACGAGGGGAGGTTCATTATGGCCTGTCTTACCCGTCAGCTGTATAAGCAACTCCAGATCTATCTGGCCGATCACCCGGAATTACTTACCGTATCCGGTAGCAGACTGAAATCTAACCTGGTTAAGCGAGGGCTTTGCCCCTCGACAGTCACCACCGATCAGCTCAGTGAACTGGTTCGGCAATCCAGACGCTAGTCTGCTTGCCTAAAGATTAGCCTTTGCCGGTTTGATTTGGGTACTGGTAGGTTGTGAGGTTAATACTTTAATGAGAACAGCAGTTCTTGTAGGTCTGGTTGCCACTGATTTGCCTTTAGTTGCACCCCAAGACCCGTTAGCTGAACGCCTTCCTCTAGCAGCCGCTGACGCTGCTCGTCAGCTTCTTTAGATCCCGCTGCAAAGGCGATACGGCCATCGGCCCTCAGCACTCTGTGCCAAGGCAATACAAGCTTCTCCGGAGCGGCTCTTAATGCCTTACTAACGAGCCTTGCCCGTCCGGGCAGCCCGGCTAAATCGGCCACCTGACCATAGGTCGCCACCTTACCCGAAGGAATATAACTGACTACGTCCCAGATGGGCGGGTAATATGAGCTCATAACGGCACCTATAAAAAACCCCGCTTAGGCGGGGTTTTAAGATTCACTTTGCGATATTGGCGGCGCTTACTTGCGCACCTTCTTGATCAGCTTCAGCTGAGCCAAGGCAGCGGCCAGTTCGGATGCCGCTTCCGCAAATGACAGGTCGCTGGCTGGGTTAGCAATATGCTCTTCAGCATGGCGCTTAGCTTCCAGCGCCGCTTGCTCATCCAGATCCTTGGCGCGTACCGCCACATCGGCCAATACCGTCACATTACCAGGCTGCACTTCCAGTACACCACCGGCAATATAGATAAACTCTTCGTGACCGTGCTGTTTGACCAGACGTACCATTCCGGGCTTAAGGTTTGTCAGCAGAGGTGCGTGACCTGGGTAGATACCCAGCTCGCCTTCGCTGCCGGTGACCTGAAGGGTTTCCACCCTTCCGGAGAAAATCTTCTCCTCGGCACTTACCACGTCGAGATGTACAGTCATTGCTGCCATTTCACCTCCTAACGGTTAATCAAGAGTCACCGGAAAACCGGCGACTCCCCCTTATTTGCCCTTATTGGCTTTTTCTACAGCTTCTTCGATAGTACCTACCATGTAGAACGCTTGTTCTGGTAGTTCATCATAATCGCCGTTCAAAATGCCTTTAAAGCTGCTGATGGTGTCTTTAACAGGCACGTATTTACCAGGGGCACCGGTAAATACTTCAGC contains these protein-coding regions:
- a CDS encoding helix-turn-helix transcriptional regulator encodes the protein MTKLNHNEQNNTLILELLSLLYSGDLTSGELLKTLRKELMGLSQLAFAEQVGISRRTLIALEQDKASPTLQILNAAFKPFGLKYNLVAKDDDLMHQLIQHQHTQD
- a CDS encoding choice-of-anchor H family protein; translation: MNTITSLFILSSLVTATVAYAESKIINTEITQAETRTKNKTPDEETEAGQESNTQHHYGEHSYIYDAWVSIERDQDYDGYASSFTLSMDIDSYYSSRWVYVKLSISDDLYHYQTYHVSSDIRVEGDSTSDVFSVETELAADFPPSDYSFAIELYDANTHRLLEVYDSDDDSDLLYVPLESREYDKGQSTVSIEAHGGSMGLAFIAVVAGVRLFRRYHKKH
- a CDS encoding nuclear transport factor 2 family protein yields the protein MRLLALVFILVFSPLLIAGEKTETEIQRQLEDFLTGASIHSAKAHNKFWHPDLIYTSSGGERFGKSSIINALQDPDTDDINPDDLPQYSAQDIQVKPLSESVAVLTFKLVSTDKKGKSYYYNSGVFVKEGSQWQAINWQATKIP
- a CDS encoding MGMT family protein, encoding MSSYYPPIWDVVSYIPSGKVATYGQVADLAGLPGRARLVSKALRAAPEKLVLPWHRVLRADGRIAFAAGSKEADEQRQRLLEEGVQLTGLGVQLKANQWQPDLQELLFSLKY
- a CDS encoding F0F1 ATP synthase subunit epsilon; the protein is MAAMTVHLDVVSAEEKIFSGRVETLQVTGSEGELGIYPGHAPLLTNLKPGMVRLVKQHGHEEFIYIAGGVLEVQPGNVTVLADVAVRAKDLDEQAALEAKRHAEEHIANPASDLSFAEAASELAAALAQLKLIKKVRK